The proteins below come from a single Clarias gariepinus isolate MV-2021 ecotype Netherlands chromosome 17, CGAR_prim_01v2, whole genome shotgun sequence genomic window:
- the lmnb1 gene encoding lamin-B1, whose amino-acid sequence MATATSTPAGQRISTRASTGAGTPLSPTRITRLQEKEELSHLNDRLAVYIDKVRSLESENSVLHLKISEKEEVRSRELTGLKSLYENELADARRSLDDTAKERARLQIELGKLRTEHEQLLQNYTKKDTDLANSQARLKDVEALLNTKEASLATAYSEKKGLEAMLADLQAQIQELEAGLVSAKKQLGEETLLRVDVENRCQSLVEELDFRKNMFEEEIKDTRRRHETRLVEVDSGHQKEYEFKLAEALADMRQQHDEQVKHYKEEMEQTYLAKMENIRLSSEMNSSSASLAREELKESALRVESLAAQLASMQKETRGWQDRINELEAALAQEKDISRRMLAEKEREIAEIRAKMQQQLDEYEQLLDVKLALDMEINAYRKLLEGEEERLKLSPSPSSRVTVSRASSSRSVRTTRGKRKRVDVEESEASSSVSIAHSASATGNVCIDELDVDGKFIRLHNNSDQDQAMVGFELTRIIGETSATYKFTPKYVLKAGQKVSIWASNAGVSSNPPTDLIWKTQSSWGTGENIKVVLTNPEGEEVAVRSTVFQTATVEEEDDGVEAIEEEFFLQQGEPPRDGAKRGCLIM is encoded by the exons ATGGCGACCGCCACTTCCACCCCGGCCGGCCAGAGAATAAGCACGCGCGCGAGCACCGGCGCAGGCACTCCTCTGAGCCCCACGAGGATCACCAGGCTGCAGGAGAAAGAGGAGCTCAGCCACCTCAACGACCGCCTCGCCGTTTACATCGACAAAGTCCGGAGTCTCGAGTCTGAGAACAGCGTTCTTCACCTGAAGATTTCTGAGAAGGAGGAGGTGAGAAGCCGGGAGCTGACCGGCCTCAAGTCTCTCTATGAGAATGAGCTGGCGGACGCGCGGCGCTCTCTGGACGACACGGCTAAAGAGCGGGCCAGGCTGCAGATCGAGCTGGGAAAACTCCGAACCGAGCATGAACAACTGCTGCAGAA CTACACTAAAAAGGACACTGACCTGGCTAACTCTCAGGCCAGGCTGAAGGATGTTGAGGCACTATTGAACACTAAGGAGGCCAGTCTGGCCACAGCCTACTCTGAGAAGAAAGGCTTGGAAGCAATGCTAGCAGATCTGCAAGCCCAGATACAGGAG CTGGAGGCCGGACTGGTCTCTGCTAAGAAGCAGCTAGGAGAAGAGACTCTGCTGAGGGTGGACGTGGAGAACCGCTGCCAGAGCCTGGTAGAGGAGCTTGACTTCCGCAAAAACATGTTTGAGGAG GAAATTAAGGACACCCGGCGCAGGCACGAGACCCGTCTGGTGGAAGTGGACTCTGGCCATCAAAAGGAGTACGAGTTTAAGCTGGCTGAGGCACTGGCGGATATGAGGCAGCAGCATGACGAGCAAGTCAAACACTACAAGGAAGAGATGGAGCAGACCTACCTGGCCAAG ATGGAGAACATACGCCTGTCTTCAGAGATGAACAGCAGTTCAGCAAGCTTGGCACGGGAAGAACTGAAGGAGTCTGCTTTGAGGGTCGAGAGTCTGGCGGCTCAGCTGGCAAGCATGCAGAAGGAG ACACGAGGCTGGCAGGATCGCATCAATGAACTGGAGGCTGCCCTGGCTCAAGAGAAGGATATAAGTCGCAGGATGCTGGCTGAAAAAGAGCGCGAGATCGCTGAGATCCGAGCCAAGATGCAGCAGCAGCTAGATGAGTACGAACAGTTGCTGGATGTCAAACTGGCCCTGGACATGGAGATCAATGCCTACAGGAAGCTTCTGGAGGGCGAGGAGGAGAG GTTAAAGCTTTCTCCCAGCCCCTCGTCTCGTGTGACTGTGTCTCGGGCCTCGTCCAGCCGCAGCGTTCGCACCACACGTGGGAAGAGGAAGCGTGTAGATGTGGAGGAGTCTGAAGCAAGCAGCAGTGTCAGCATCGCCCACTCAGCTTCTGCCACTGGCAACGTTTGCATCGATGAGCTTGACGTAGATGGCAAGTTCATCCGACTGCACAACAACTCTGATCAG gaccaGGCAATGGTTGGGTTTGAACTGACTAGAATTATTGGAGAAACTTCTGCTACCTACAAGTTCACTCCCAAATATGTCCTGAAAGCTGGACAGAAAGTCTCT ATCTGGGCATCTAATGCAGGTGTGAGCTCCAACCCTCCCACTGACCTCATCTGGAAGACCCAGAGCTCCTGGGGCACTGGTGAGAACATCAAGGTGGTCCTGACCAACCCTGAGGGAGAG GAAGTCGCTGTAAGAAGTACAGTGTTCCAGACAGCCACAGTAGAAGAGGAGGATGATGGAGTGGAGGCCATTGAGGAAGAATTCTTTCTTCAGCAG GGAGAACCACCAAGAGACGGTGCCAAGAGAGGTTGCTTGATCATGTAA
- the LOC128545622 gene encoding la-related protein 6-like: MDSTSNKKQFCVSNQNDEDIDLDDWIAPDADLIQKMVSQIEYYLSDENLVKDAFLLKHVRRNKMGYVNIKLLTSFKKMKQFTKDWRVTAHALRHSSTLEVNEEGNKVRRMKPVPESILFQVPSRQLLVWNVTEPKPSEDMAHDTSTPPKSTMETAIAILEPFGTITMARVNRPGRELPPELQKYSYRYPELFTQESVLVEYEDLEGAGRAYHHLSQSESGIKVLLVGKASKKKAADAGLEDKSNGKGISILNQRMLKLQNCGDDSSACSSSESEFASSSPLSIPRLLSSQVCGSPTSSPRSSPRCVRAPMPGPSISPLLASKAWGCLDTSSELREKHKVCANQNKHCQPGDKRALNGDTAPPGVLRLPYGPDGSKGFHAIIVRRRLNLKRQEPVI; the protein is encoded by the exons ATGGACAGCACTAGCAATAAAAA ACAGTTCTGTGTGTCGAATCAAAACGATGAAGATATAGACCTTGATGACTGGATAGCTCCAGATGCTGATCTGATACAAAAGATGGTCTCTCAGATTGAATATTACCTTTCTGATGAGAATTTGGTTAAAGATGCTTTCCTTTTAAAGCATGTCAGAAGAAATAAGATGGGTTACGTCAATATCAAGTTGTTGACTTCTTTTAAAAAG ATGAAGCAGTTTACAAAAGACTGGCGAGTCACAGCCCACGCCCTCCGGCATTCGTCTACATTAGAGGTAAATGAAGAGGGAAATAAAGTGCGGAGAATGAAGCCGGTGCCAGAATCTATCCTCTTCCAGGTACCGAGCAGACAGCTGCTGGTCTGGAACGTCACAGAACCAAAGCCGTCAGAGGATATGGCACATGACACATCCACACCTCCCAAAAGCACCATGGAGACTGCTATCGCAATTCTGGAACCATTTGGCACCATAACCATGGCTCGGGTCAACCGGCCTGGCAGGGAACTTCCACCTGAGCTTCAGAAATACAGCTACAGATACCCAGAGTTGTTCACACAGGAGAGCGTACTAGTGGAATATGAAGATCTGGAAGGAGCAGGACGTGCTTACCATCACCTGTCACAATCGGAAAGTGGCATCAAGGTACTCCTGGTGGGGAAAGCTTCCAAGAAGAAAGCTGCAGATGCAGGTTTGGAGGACAAAAGTAACGGTAAGGGGATCTCCATCCTAAACCAGCGCATGTTAAAGCTTCAGAACTGTGGCGATGACTCATCAGCATGCAGCTCCTCTGAATCAGAGTTCGCCTCCTCATCACCTCTGAGCATCCCTCGCCTTTTGTCCAGCCAAGTATGTGGCAGCCCTACAAGTAGTCCGCGGTCCAGCCCCAGATGTGTCCGTGCACCCATGCCAGGCCCTTCCATATCCCCCCTCTTAGCCTCAAAGGCCTGGGGCTGTCTGGACACAAGTTCAGAGCTGCGAGAGAAACACAAGGTGTGCgcaaaccaaaacaaacactGTCAGCCGGGTGACAAACGGGCTCTAAATGGAGACACAGCACCACCTGGAGTCCTGCGACTACCTTACGGTCCTGACGGGAGTAAAGGTTTTCATGCAATCATAGTTAGAAGAAGACTTAATTTAAAACGTCAGGAACCGGTTATTTAG
- the phax gene encoding phosphorylated adapter RNA export protein — MAVHNNRDTMESLEDGEISGSDSEPEMHSGGRRQMPSAGPFSTQHFQSRDRPQAASSVTSYRSSIATESSGSDSEEEAALWRRKRQKCNNVPPPVLPTSFGGSGRKVNNIWGSVVQEQNQEAVAAELGIMGMEAGVTMDSRQCETYNYLLARKLMEKERQEEEQGMETVLDKQLEEYMQHGGQEENCDGHLKRKRSVKERLGSKAEMDITGRYEITEDDPEDKVIDEIAHRLKEPKKELIERVVKVIGTKKAIELLSETATIEQNGGLYTVDGSRRRTPGGVYLNLLKNTPSITHDQVKKIFYEENQKEYNNKKANKKAAKQRQKYLTAKKMKQAIGTLDLQEHDDVSRETFASDTNEALESLEDGGEDQSESALGTEDTPVVYASNDLEVF; from the exons ATGCCTTCTGCAGGACCGTTTTCAACACAGCACTTTCAGAGCAGAGATCGTCCTCAAGCTGCTTCATCCGTCACCAGCTACCGCAGCTCCATCGCAACCGAATCCAGTGGCAGCGACTCAGAGGAAGAGGCTGCACTATGGAGGCGAAAGCGTCAGAAGTGCAACAATGTTCCTCCACCTGTACTTCCCACGTCTTTTGGGGGTTCCGGACGCAAAGTGAATAACATCTGGGGCTCTGTGGTGCAGGAGCAAAACCAGGAGGCTGTCGCGGCTGAGCTCGGCATCATGGGAATGGAGGCAGGTGTCACTATGGACAGCCGGCAGTGTGAGACCTATAACTATTTACTGGCACGTAAGCTGATGGAAAAGGAGAGGCAAGAGGAGGAGCAGGGCATGGAGACCGTGCTGGACAAGCAACTAGAGGAATACATGCAGCATGGAGGACAGGAAGAGAACTGTGATGGCCATTTGAAGAGGAAGCGGTCAGTCAAGGAACGACTAGGTTCTAAAGCTGAGATGGACATTACAGGACGATATGAGATCACAGAGGACGACCCTGAAGATAAAGTGATCGATGAAATAGCGCATAG GTTGAAGGAGCCAAAGAAGGAGTTAATAGAGCGTGTTGTGAAAGTGATCGGCACAAAGAAAGCGATAGAGCTTCTGTCGGAAACAGCAACGATCGAACAAAATGGAGGTCTTTACACAGTG GATGGCAGTAGAAGGCGGACGCCTGGAGGAGTTTATCTGAACTTGCTGAAAAACACTCCTAGTATTACTCATGATCAAGTCAAG AAAATATTCTATGAAGAGAACCAGAAAGAGTATAACAACAAGAAGGCAAACAAGAAAGCAGCCAAGCAGCGGCAAAAGTACTTAACCGCCAAGAAGATGAAGCAAGCGATCGGGACTTTGGACCTGCAGGAGCATGATGACGTTTCTCGAGAAACATTTGCCAGTGACACTAATGAAGCGTTGGAGTCTCTGGAGGACGGGGGTGAAGACCAGTCTGAGTCTGCACTGGGAACCGAGGACACTCCTGTAGTCTATGCCTCTAATGACCTGGAGGTCTTCTGA